The following proteins come from a genomic window of Mesorhizobium sp. 131-2-1:
- a CDS encoding universal stress protein gives MAYKSIVLNLDIDGMVAPVIKLAVDLARRFDARLVGLSAADVPPPVVMEGGVAFEGESMMRQRKNIERRIEDLRAEFEDLAGAMVETEWRGAVGNPTRLLIDAARVADLIITASPEGASSGNVHRSTDLGNLILQAGRPVLVASTNQENFRINKVLVGWKDTREARRAIVDAMPFLQIAQEVRVITIDYDATDETWNSLNDVVAFLSAHGVKAMADVFPEKSDGGSIADVADAMHADLIISGAYGHSRFREWIFGGATRSLLENDRLNRVMSN, from the coding sequence ATGGCCTACAAGTCAATCGTCCTCAATCTCGACATCGACGGTATGGTCGCTCCTGTCATCAAGCTCGCTGTCGATCTGGCCCGGCGGTTCGATGCACGCCTAGTCGGTCTTTCGGCCGCCGACGTTCCGCCACCCGTTGTGATGGAAGGAGGAGTGGCCTTCGAAGGTGAAAGCATGATGCGCCAGCGGAAGAACATCGAGCGACGAATTGAGGACCTCCGCGCGGAATTCGAAGATCTTGCTGGCGCAATGGTTGAGACGGAATGGCGTGGGGCGGTGGGCAATCCGACCCGCTTGCTGATCGACGCGGCGCGCGTGGCCGATCTCATCATCACAGCGTCGCCCGAGGGCGCCTCCTCTGGCAACGTTCATCGTTCCACCGATCTCGGCAACCTGATCCTTCAGGCGGGACGACCAGTACTGGTCGCCTCGACCAACCAGGAAAATTTCCGGATCAACAAGGTTCTTGTCGGGTGGAAGGACACGCGTGAGGCCAGGCGCGCTATTGTCGATGCCATGCCGTTTCTGCAAATAGCTCAGGAGGTGCGTGTCATCACGATCGACTATGACGCGACCGATGAAACCTGGAACAGCCTGAACGATGTTGTCGCCTTCCTTTCTGCCCACGGCGTAAAGGCGATGGCTGATGTGTTTCCGGAAAAATCCGATGGTGGATCGATCGCTGATGTGGCCGATGCGATGCATGCGGATTTGATCATATCCGGCGCCTACGGCCACAGCAGGTTCAGAGAGTGGATCTTTGGCGGTGCGACCCGCTCGCTGCTTGAAAACGATCGACTGAACCGGGTCATGTCGAATTGA